Proteins encoded within one genomic window of Heptranchias perlo isolate sHepPer1 chromosome 35, sHepPer1.hap1, whole genome shotgun sequence:
- the LOC137302230 gene encoding zona pellucida sperm-binding protein 3-like, translating to MAAVGFEPTPPQRLEPKSSALDRSATLSLHKGVAQNLGTVKLLKADLPVGELTPVSRVIDTDTHHDTNEELVPEGDMAGDFLVYTTHLNHTPNAHGSVIVRTNGAIIPIECHYFRKGNVSSDPIKPTWIPFSSTKSGEGILSFSLRLMNDDWLTERTSTVYYLGDLIHIEASVSMTNHMPLKLYIDSCAATLSPDKDSTPRYNIIDSHGCLLDSKTEDSFSTFVLPRGERELDKLQFDLDAFRFFGDDRSLIFITCHLKVAAVDRRDSMNKACTFQNIWTPLEESNNDVCACCHLGNCSATREFRLDSRGRRDLVSGPESDAELKWEGEASLGPLVILDPYVTDVATEPLNEVEQRMQERSPGGVASEVVLILALTVTTVSLISASLIALFLYRKHKQTQFN from the exons ATGGCAGctgtgggattcgaacccacgccgccacagagactggagcctaaatccagcgccttagaccgctcggccacgctatcGCTTCACAAAGGTGTTGCCCAGAATCTCGGAACTG tgaagcttctgaaggcagaccttcccgtcggggaactgaccccagtctccagggtgatagacactgatactcaccatgatactaacgaggaactggtgcCGGAAGGGGAT atggctggagatttcctggtctacaccacccacctgaaccacaccccaaatgctcatggatctgtcattgtgagaacGAATGGAGCCATCATTCCAATTGAGTGCCATTATTTTAG gaagggcaatgtgagcagtgaccctatcaagcccacctggatcccattcagctcgaccaagtctggagaagggattctgtcattctcactgcgtcttatgaacg atgactggcttacagagcgcacctcgactgtctactacctgggtgacctcattcacattgaggcctctgtttcaatgaccaaccacatgcccttgaagctctacattgacagctgtgcagctacattgagcccagacaaggattccaccccaagatacaatATCATTGACTcccatgg ttgcctcctggacagcaaaactgaggactccttttcaacctttgtgttgccaagaggtgaacgtgagctggacaaactccagtttgacctggatgcgttccgcttctttggagatgaccgttcccTG attttcatcacctgtcacctgaaagttgctgcagtggatcggagagattccatgaacaaagcttgtactttccagaatat ctggaccccattggaagaatcCAACAATGACGTGtgtgcctgttgtcatctgggTAACTGCAGTGCCACGAGGGAATTCCGacttgattccagaggaaggagggatcttgtatctggacctg agagtgatgctgaattgaagtgggagggtgaggcctcacttggacccctggtcattctggatccttATGTGACAGACGTGGCAACTGAGCCCCTTAATGaggttgagcaaaggatgcaggagaggtctccgggtg GTGTGGcgtctgaggtggtcctgatccTGGCCCTGACTGTGACCACTGTATCTCTGATCTCTGCCTCTTTGATCGCCTTGTTTctgtacaggaaacacaagcaaacccagttcaactag